A genomic region of Streptosporangium lutulentum contains the following coding sequences:
- a CDS encoding NADH-quinone oxidoreductase subunit J family protein, producing the protein MTEVPPYLPPTGQEIVFLLLGVVAVGSALLVVTTKQVVHAALWLVVCFGALAGCYLLLTAEFVAWVQVLIYVGAIVVLLLFGIMLTRAPIGRTADLDSRNRPAAAIVAIATAGVLVTVVIDGFRAAYAPLEAGGGSAKELGSSIFRNWVLPFEVLSILLLAALIGAIVLSRTDIRGRD; encoded by the coding sequence GTGACCGAGGTGCCGCCCTATCTGCCGCCGACCGGGCAGGAGATCGTCTTCCTTCTGCTGGGGGTGGTGGCCGTCGGGTCGGCACTGCTCGTCGTGACCACCAAACAGGTGGTCCACGCGGCCCTGTGGCTGGTCGTCTGCTTCGGCGCGCTGGCCGGGTGCTATCTGCTCCTGACAGCCGAGTTCGTCGCCTGGGTCCAGGTGCTGATCTACGTCGGCGCGATCGTGGTCCTGCTCCTCTTCGGGATCATGCTCACCCGTGCCCCGATCGGCAGGACCGCCGACCTCGACAGCCGAAATCGCCCGGCCGCCGCGATCGTGGCGATCGCCACCGCGGGCGTGCTGGTCACCGTGGTCATCGACGGCTTCCGTGCGGCCTACGCTCCCCTCGAAGCCGGAGGAGGTTCGGCCAAGGAGCTCGGATCCAGCATCTTCCGCAACTGGGTGCTTCCCTTCGAGGTGCTCTCGATCCTTCTGCTGGCCGCTCTGATCGGCGCCATCGTCCTGTCCCGCACCGACATCCGTGGGAGGGACTGA
- a CDS encoding 4Fe-4S binding protein, with translation MLSRSVTQQYPEVQPELPPRSRGVIGLVEENCTVCMLCARECPDWCIYIDSHKETLPAPEGGRPRARNALDRFAIDFSLCMYCGICIEVCPFDALFWAPEFEYAEGDIRNLLHEKDKLAAWAQAVPPPPAHEPNADPPKELSAASRPARPGAGRAKPDVPPETGESVPGGASRAGTAGVAADVSGAAGDPGAADGSGAAGTTPGARPDRPDRPDRPDRPNRPDRPDRPARPARTSAGHASVRAIRPPGALPKKDDSSAGDPSTDGPPAGGSSTDGPPAGGSSTDGPPAGGSSTDGPPAGKASADGPSADESSTDGPPPGKLSTGKGGASPAAGTPGQTSSTDPSGETKEEP, from the coding sequence ATGCTGAGTCGATCGGTGACCCAGCAATACCCCGAGGTGCAGCCGGAGCTTCCTCCCCGTAGCAGGGGAGTGATCGGGCTGGTCGAAGAGAACTGCACGGTGTGCATGCTCTGCGCCCGCGAGTGTCCCGACTGGTGCATCTACATCGACTCCCACAAGGAGACCCTCCCCGCCCCCGAGGGCGGCCGTCCCCGCGCCCGCAACGCGCTCGACCGCTTCGCGATCGACTTCTCCCTGTGCATGTACTGCGGGATCTGCATCGAGGTCTGTCCGTTCGACGCGCTCTTCTGGGCTCCGGAGTTCGAGTACGCCGAGGGCGACATCCGCAATCTTCTTCACGAGAAGGACAAACTCGCAGCCTGGGCCCAGGCCGTTCCGCCGCCACCGGCCCATGAGCCCAACGCCGATCCTCCGAAGGAGCTGTCGGCCGCCTCCCGTCCGGCCCGCCCCGGCGCGGGAAGGGCGAAGCCCGACGTGCCACCCGAAACGGGCGAATCTGTCCCGGGTGGTGCCTCTCGGGCGGGCACGGCCGGCGTCGCGGCGGATGTCTCCGGTGCAGCCGGCGATCCCGGTGCGGCTGACGGTTCCGGCGCAGCCGGAACGACACCCGGCGCGCGCCCGGATCGCCCGGACAGGCCGGACAGGCCGGACAGGCCAAATCGTCCGGACCGTCCGGATCGCCCGGCGAGGCCGGCGCGGACTTCGGCAGGACATGCGAGTGTCCGAGCCATCCGGCCGCCGGGAGCCCTCCCGAAGAAAGACGATTCATCCGCCGGCGACCCGTCCACAGACGGCCCGCCCGCCGGTGGTTCGTCCACAGACGGCCCGCCCGCCGGTGGTTCGTCCACAGACGGCCCGCCCGCCGGTGGTTCGTCCACAGACGGCCCGCCCGCCGGGAAGGCATCCGCGGACGGACCGTCCGCCGATGAGTCGTCCACAGATGGGCCGCCTCCCGGAAAGTTATCCACAGGCAAAGGCGGTGCCTCCCCGGCAGCGGGCACACCGGGGCAGACTTCTTCGACGGATCCGAGCGGAGAGACGAAGGAGGAGCCGTGA
- the nuoH gene encoding NADH-quinone oxidoreductase subunit NuoH → MAEVLDVAVRLVVIVAIFLVLPLVAGQMEHKVMAHMQARLGPMYAGGFHGWAQLIADGVKFMQKEEVIPTAADRRVFALAPGVALIPYLVVMVVIPIGPGLVGVDLDAGLFFVLAVLGIGVLGSIMAGWSSGNKYSVLGGIRSAAQLMSYELPLVLAASSVAMAAGTLSLPGIVEAWQWWWLPWQAIGAVVFFVAGLAELRRPPFDMPIADSEIIMGPMTEYTGIRFALFMLAEYAGIIVISALTSVLFLGGWHGPLLPGPVWMLIKVFLLVFVVIWLRVSYPRLREDQLQRLAWVGLVPLALIQLALTGVVRVLAG, encoded by the coding sequence ATGGCTGAGGTGCTCGACGTCGCGGTCCGGCTCGTTGTGATCGTCGCGATCTTCCTGGTGCTGCCGCTGGTCGCCGGGCAGATGGAGCACAAGGTCATGGCGCACATGCAGGCGCGCCTCGGCCCGATGTACGCCGGAGGCTTCCACGGCTGGGCCCAGCTGATCGCGGACGGGGTCAAGTTCATGCAGAAGGAGGAGGTGATCCCCACCGCCGCCGACCGCCGGGTCTTCGCCCTGGCGCCCGGGGTGGCGCTGATCCCCTACCTCGTGGTGATGGTCGTCATCCCGATCGGCCCCGGGCTGGTCGGGGTGGATCTGGACGCGGGCCTGTTCTTCGTCCTCGCCGTGCTGGGGATCGGCGTGCTCGGCTCGATCATGGCCGGATGGTCGTCGGGCAACAAGTACTCGGTCCTGGGCGGGATCCGCTCGGCGGCCCAGCTCATGTCCTACGAGCTGCCGCTGGTCCTCGCGGCCTCCAGCGTCGCGATGGCCGCCGGCACGCTCTCGCTGCCGGGCATCGTGGAGGCCTGGCAGTGGTGGTGGCTGCCCTGGCAGGCGATCGGAGCGGTGGTCTTCTTCGTCGCGGGGCTCGCCGAGCTGCGCCGCCCGCCGTTCGACATGCCGATCGCGGACTCCGAGATCATCATGGGCCCGATGACCGAGTACACCGGGATCAGGTTCGCCCTGTTCATGCTGGCCGAGTACGCCGGGATCATTGTGATCTCCGCTCTCACCAGCGTATTGTTCCTGGGCGGCTGGCACGGTCCCCTTCTTCCCGGGCCCGTGTGGATGCTGATCAAGGTGTTCCTGCTGGTGTTCGTGGTCATCTGGCTCAGGGTGAGTTACCCCCGGCTCCGTGAGGACCAGCTCCAGAGGCTCGCCTGGGTCGGCCTGGTGCCGCTGGCGTTGATCCAGCTCGCGCTGACGGGGGTCGTCAGGGTCCTCGCGGGATGA